From the genome of Mixophyes fleayi isolate aMixFle1 chromosome 2, aMixFle1.hap1, whole genome shotgun sequence, one region includes:
- the LOC142140148 gene encoding uncharacterized protein LOC142140148 has protein sequence MDPGHHTAFLLVILICILLLVLAVSALLMCYCRRKGFNIRNQKSSMRFGGLMRDQATSMTSFNWNLTEPKFHIYSGCEESQAYSLPITADRSSQRGKHLSSHLFLDSHILSISDNDEGSQTSQWLNKSVRKKSESSGLYSGLQCMLSSVLERRSVFSLKAKRRSSSLKSGIDSDMLMVPLESPVHLSSLPRDLSRSSTVLCENSSEQQFTWDTAGLSILSSHTSHKESCSVPSTLQRKPCNSEEDSRNMSIVQQQKPDCLQPKAWFVSFRNRPKSDGAQLEDKDLNNVTSLDSGVDVIEAQLRTGCDDLNNVQKSTSVGETESHVSISLQQHSELNREYEIQVQGECKELYISHQEAARKLNPGHYGRSVWEKREERPLIGVN, from the exons ATGGATCCCGGTCATCACACTGCATTCTTACTGGTCATCCTGATCTGCATCCTGCTCCTTGTCCTGGCTGTGTCTGCCCTGCTTATGTGCTACTGCAG GCGGAAGGGCTTCAATATAAGGAATCAAAAGTCATCTATGAGATTTGGGGGACTGATGAGAGATCAAGCAACTTCCATGACCAGTTTCAACTGGAATCTTACTGAACCAAAATTCCACATTTATAGCGGCTGTGAAGAGTCCCAGGCATACTCCTTGCCTATTACGGCGGACAGAAGCAGCCAAAGAGGCAAACACCTGTCCTCCCATCTGTTTTTGGACAGCCATATATTGAGTATTAGTGATAATGACGAAGGCTCACAGACTTCACAGTGGCTTAACAAGTCTGTAAGGAAAAAAAGTGAGAGCTCGGGACTATATTCAGGGCTCCAGTGTATGCTGTCCAGTGTGTTGGAGAGACGTTCAGTGTTCAGCCTGAAGGCCAAGAGGCGCAGCTCTTCCTTGAAAAGTGGGATTGATTCGGATATGTTAATGGTGCCTTTGGAGTCCCCAGTGCATCTGTCCTCTTTGCCAAGAGACCTGAGTCGGAGCAGCACTGTACTCTGTGAGAATTCCAGTGAGCAGCAATTTACCTGGGACACCGCTGGGTTGTCCATACTGAGCAGCCATACTTCTCATAAAGAATCATGTTCTGTTCCCAGTACTCTACAGAGAAAACCTTGCAATTCTGAAGAAGATTCTAGAAACATGAGTATTGTTCAGCAGCAGAAACCCGACTGCTTACAGCCAAAGGCCTGGTTTGTTTCTTTCAGAAACAGACCTAAATCAGATGGAGCTCAACTTGAAGATAAGGACCTTAACAATGTCACAAGTTTAGACTCTGGAGTGGATGTTATAGAAGCACAATTGAGAACTGGATGTGATGACCTCAACAATGTACAAAAGTCAACTTCTGTCGGTGAGACTGAAAGCCACGTCTCAATCAGTCTCCAACAACACTCAGAGCTTAATAGAGAATATGAAATACAGGTACAGGGGGAGTGCAAGGAATTGTATATATCTCATCAGGAGGCAGCCAGAAAGCTGAATCCAGGACATTATGGCAGAAGTGTGTGGGAGAAACGAGAAGAGCGTCCACTAATTGGagttaattaa